The sequence GGGATCGGCGCTGCTCGTCGTCAGCCGCGGCCCGACGGTGGCCGTGACCGCGAACGGGCGCAAGTATTTCAGGGCGTCGGGCAAATCGCCGAAACCCTTGCCGACGTACAGCGTCGGAGTCAGCGCGGAATGCGGGTCGGCGATCGCTTTTGAGCCGGTTCCGCCAAGCTCGGCGATCACGCCGACGGACGCCATGAATTCGTGTGCGGCGCTCACGTAGAAACGATACTTGGCGCCGAGCGCGAAGTTGTCGAACCCGCGCGCCGAGCCGCCGTTCGGCGCGTTCACGTTCACGTAGGTGCCGGTCAGGGACAGCGCGAAGCTCGGCGTGATCAGCTTGTCCCATTCGAGCGACGTCGTATTGGTGCCTTGGGCGTCGCCGTCGCCCGTTTGCGATTTGAGGTGGCCAAACTCGAGATTGAGTTCGTCGCCGACGCCGGGATCGTCGACCGCCATCGTCGCCGGGAACACGCGATTGCCCGCAATCGCATGGGCGGCGGCAACGCAGGGCGCGAAAAGCGTCGCGGCTACGGCAGCCGGGGCGACGAGCGTCGAGAGCGCGGGCAAACCGCCGCGAGGGGTAATGGTGCGCATGACTTATCCGTGTCGAAGGGTTGCATGGGGGCGATCGCGCGTCCGTTGGCGGACGCGCGACACCGCGGCGACGCAATGACGCGTTCGTCGCGGCAAGACTGCTTCAGTCAGGACAGGGCGGGCGGCGCGCGCGGCTGCGCCGTGGTGAACGGGACGCGGCGACGTATCGGCTGAACCGGTGCGGCCGATGACGTATGGCGCGCCCCGTTCTCGGGGGCGAATTCGGCGGTCGCGCTCGGTACCACGGGCACGTGGGCGAGCAATCCGCAATATGCGCACGCTTGCTCGTGAATCGCCTTTTCGGACGACGAGGATGTGTCGGACGGCGTCGCGTTTGAGCCGTCCCGCGCCGAGCAGACGGCGCCCGGCAGCGTGCCGGAATGACGGCTGTTCGACAGCGAGTGCGAGACCGTCGGCGCGAGCGTCGCCATCAGGATTGCGAACAATCCGAGAAGGCTGCCGATCTTGCGGTGGAGAAGGCGACGCATGGCCTTGAAAGGATGACGAACGAGCCCGAATGCTGCGGCGAATTATGGCATGCAACGATGATCCTTCCGATAGGAACATCTCTTTAAAAGGCAGGGCGAGATCAAGACGGATCGCTTCGAGCGTATATCGGAGCGGTGATGCGTGAGTTTGTCTTTCCATGAGCTTTCAGCGGTGGGTTGTCGTTGCCGCCTTTGCCCGTTCGTCGTCGGATGCCTGGGCGCTTGGCGCCGAGCCGCTTTCTCTCCGGTTGCCGAGCTTTCAAGCGCGGGCGCGTTTTCCTCGCGTGTTTCGGCCAAGGCGGGGCACGCGCATGGACGCGCTCATGATTGGCGGTAAGTAGAGGCGTCGTGCGCGGGTTGCGTCGGCGCTCGATCTTGACTGGTTGACGGCTTGTCGAGCGCGATGGTTGCCGAGGCGGATGTGCGCGCCGATGAACCGTGGATAACGCGGCCGCTTCGCGTGCGTGCCCGCATGACGACCACGTGCAAGGTCGGCCGCTGCAGATTCGTTGGATATCGTCGCGCGAATCGACGTTGGGATGCCCGGCTGCCCGTGCCGGTCGGGGATTTTTCCGGCGTTCACGCGCCGGCGCAGCAGCAATGGGGCGCCGGCAGCCGCTTGCCGTATGCGCGACGGCGGGCCGTATGCGTGGCGTTCGACGCGAGAGCGTCTTGTGGCGGTACGGCAAGAAGTACGGCCGACCGGTGATCGCCGATCGGCCACGATCTGATTGACGATGTGAACGCTGCTGCTGGGCTATCGAATGGCGAAGTGGCTTGCCGGCGCTCCGTTGTAGCACGTATTTCCGTAGATGTAGAAATCCCTATTTTCGGAGAACGCCGAGTATATGAGCGGGAAGACTTCTCTTTCGCTAAATGAGTACGAGGCGTCGAGAATCGTGGCCACGAGATTGCCGTTCGAGTCGGTTTCGATTTTGTTGATTTTTCCTGATTTGCAAACGATGTCTGCGGAGGCATAGGAGGAAAAAAGCATCATGACTGAAAAAATGATGGTCGAGAATATTTTCATGGTCTTCCTCTCGTTGAGCGCGTTGATGGCGTGAAAAAAGGAGCTGCTGGGCGGCACTGCATTGCCTCCGGGCAGGAAGCGATCGACGTCCGGATTGGCAATCTTTTTTAATGTCTGGTTCTGAGATATTGATGGAATGAGTTGTAATTATTTATCGGAATTAAGCGTGGTTTATGGGTGGTGCTGCGGCGCAGAATGGAGATTATGATTCGCACCTGGGTAGTTCAAATGGTATTAATTTATCATTGTTGATTTTCGATAGAGCGCGCCGGATGGTTTTGATTTTAAAAACCTCGGGCGTGATTGTTTTCGGTAAATGGGCGAAATGCGGCTGCGTATTGAATGTCGGATGTCGACGTTGCGCTCGGTGAAGGATGACGATGCTCGGAGCGGTCGATAGAGGCGGAAGCGAACGTGCGCCGATGCGGCGATGCGCCGATGCGCCGATGCGGCGATGCGGCGGAGCGTCGGGCGTCGCGTGCGCATGCGCACAAATGGTTTCGGTCTCCGTGACGAGGGGCTACGTCGAGGCGGACGTTGCAGGCAGCGGCAAGACTAGAAGGCGGGCAAGCGGCGGTCGGGAGCGGATATCGATTCGGTGGTGCGAGTGAATTGCAATCGTGCAGCCGCTTTTGACGCATGCGGATTCATGCCGCCCGGCAAAGTCGCGCAGATCGGCGTGACTCCGGCTCGCGCCTCCGCACCAAGCCCCCGATGCGCGGCGCTTTTCTTTTTTTGTTTTCCTGTTCGTTTTCTCGCCTTCCGGTGTGACAATCGCGTTCGGTTTGCATTCGCGGCACGCCGCGCGCGACGATCTGCTTCGATCGCGCGAGCGGCCGTCCGTTTGACGTTCGACCGGGAGCGCTCTTGGAACCGATTCATTCGAATTCGCCCGCGCCGTCGGGCCGCGTGTCGACGTCGGCGTCGATGTCGACGCAAACGGAACCGCGCGGCGGCCGCCTGCGTCGATTCTTCTTCGGCCGCGACGGCTTGCGCGCGCCGTGGGGCGCCGCGTTGTTCGTCGCGATCTTCGTCGGCGCGATCGCGGCATTCGCGTTCGTCTCGCACCGGTTGGTGCCGATGCCCGTGGGCGACGAGGCGCTGCCCGTCGCGAACGGCGCCGCCATGGAAGCGATGCAGCTCGCATCGGTTGCGCTCGCCACCTTTTTGCTCGCGTGGATCGAGCGTCGCTCGCCGTTTTCGTACGGACTGCAAGGCAGCGCACGCGCGTCGCGCTTCGCGGGCGGCGTGGTGTGCGGCTTCGCGGCGATATCGGCGCTGGTATTCGCGTTATGGCAAGCGGGGCTGCTGCGCTTCGACGCGCCGGCGATCCACGGCGCGCGCGCATGGGAATACGCGGCCGTCTGGGCCGCGATGTTCGTGATGACCGGGATTTTCGAGGAATCGCTGCTGCGCGGCTACCTGCTCCACAAGCTCGCGCGCTGGCTCGGCTTCTGGTGGGGCGCGGTGCTGCTGTCGGCGCTGTTCGGCGTGCTGCACGCGATGAGCCCGGACGAATCGATCATGGGGCTCGCGTCGGCGATGCTGTTCGGGCTCGTCTTCTGTCTGTCGCTTTGGTACACGGGATCGCTCTGGTGGGCGATCGGCTTTCATGCGGCGTGGGACTGGGGCGAATCGTACTTTTACGGCGCGCCGGACAGCGGCCGGCTCGTCGAAGGCGTGCGGCTGACCGCGCACCCCGTCGGCCATGCGCTGCTGAGCGGCGGCGCGGCCGGGCCCGAGGGCAGCGTGCTGGTTTTACCGTTGCTTGCGATCATCGCGCTCGCGATGTGGGGCTGGTGGGGGCGCGGCGCACGCGCGTCGCGGGTTGCGCTGCGCGGCCAAGGCGGCGGAATCGTGCGATAGGCGCGGACGACCGAAACGCGTGGCGCGAAGCCGGCCGCTTTCGGCCGGTTCGATGAAAGGGCGGCTGGGCAACCGGTGCGCGGCCACCGCGATCGGGGCGACGTGGGTGTGTCGGTCGCGCCTTCTGCGTGAGGAGGGCTATGCCGACGCGCGTGCGCGGCATGGCGGTCCGCCAGCAGACGGTTCATACCGCGCATGCAAAAAAGTCTCGGTTAGGCTCGGGCGGCGCGAGGAACGCATTGGCCGCATCCTCCGTGACGAAGGCCATGTCGATGCCGGGAAGCGCATGACATGGCAGCGGCCTTCGCCGCACGCTGACGCATCGCGCGTGACGTTGCGGATAGCTTCGCGCAAGGCAAGTTCGCCGCCGCGGCGTCCGCGTGCGAAGGCCATGCCCGTAGCCAATGAGTCGCGTCGTTGTATGCGGCCGGCGCGGCCGACGCGGCCGACGCGGCCGGCGCGGCGCAGCATGCATCGGTCGACGCCGCGCGCGCAGTCGAAAGACGGGCCGAACGGTTCACCGGCGATGGTGTCCGCCGTGCGCGTCGGCATCGCCGGGATACCCGAGTTACTCGCCGCGCCGCACCGCGTTTTCCCACGCGAGCTCGACGAACACCCGGCACAGCGCCTCCATCCCTTTCGCATCGTCGTCGTCGAAGCGGCCGATCAGCGGGCTGTCCACGTCCCATACGCCGATCAGTGTGCCGTCGCGCGCGACGAGCGGCACGACGATCTCCGATTGCGACGCCGAATCGCACGCGATGTGGCCGGCAAACGCGTGCACGTCGCGCACGACCTGCGTGCTGCGCGTCTGCGCGGCCGTGCCGCATACGCCTTTGCCGAGCGCGATGCGCACGCACGCGGGCTTGCCCTGGAACGGCCCGACGACGAGCTCGCGGCCATCGTAGAAATAGAAGCCAGCCCAGTTGAGGCCGTCGAGCGAGTGGTAGACGAGCGACGAGAAATTCGCCGCGTTGGCGACGACGTCGGTTTCCGTCTCGACGAGCGCACGCGCCTGCGCGGCGAGCGTTTCGTAGAGCGCGGGCTTCGACGACGGAAGGGTTTCGGAGAGCGCGAACATGAGCGATTGACGTGACGATTGAACGGCGGCCGCGCGCGGCCGTGGCTTGCGCAGTCTACGGGAATTCGGCGTGACGCGCGGCGTGGCCGTGCCGTCGACGGGGGGCGATCGGGCGCTCGAACAGGCGCTCGAACGAACGCACGCTTGGACGCCCATCGAGCGGCGCGCCGAGCGTCCGGGCGCACGTCTAGTCGGGCTCGAGCGCGGCGAAGCGCTGCGCGAGAAAGTCGAGCAGCGCGCGCACGGACGGCAGCAGCCCGCGGCGCGACGCGAACACCGCGTGCACGATCTCGCGCCGCGGCGCCCAGCCGGGCAGCAGTTGCCGCAGCTCGCCGCGGGCGAGCTGGTCGCGGACCATCATCGTCGGCAACTGGACGACGCCGACGCCCGCGACGGCCGCCGCGCGCAGCGCGGGCATGCCGCGCGTGACGAGCCGCGGCCGGTGACGGATCGCCGCGTGCGCGCCGTCGGGACCGTGCAGATTCCACACGTGCTCGTCTTGCGGCAGACCGAGCGCGAGGCTCGGCAGCGCGGCGAGATCGGCGGGCACGCGCGGCGCGCCGGCGCGCTCTAGCAGCCGCGGGCTCGCGACGAGGCATTGCCCGCGCTCCGCGAGCACGCGCAGCACGAGATCGCTGTCCTCGAGCGGCGGCGGCCGCACGCGCAGCGCGACGTCGATGCCTTCGCCGACGACATCGACGCGCCGGTTCGTTTCCTCAAGATGAATCTCGACGAGCGGACATTCGGCCATGAACGCCGCGACCATGTCGCCGACGAGCGCATCGAGGAGCACGACGGGGCAGGTCACCCGGACGATGCCGCGCGGCTCCGCGCGCATCAGCGCGACCGCCTCGTCGGCCGCATCCGCCTCGACGAGCATCGCGCGGCAATGCGCGTAATAGGTCTGGCCGGTGTCCGTGACCGCGAAGCGCCGCGTCGAGCGCTGAATGAGGCGCATGCCGAGCCGCTCCTCGAGCAGCGCGATCCGGCGGCTCAGCTTCGACTTCGGCATGTTGAGCGCGCGCCCGGCGGGTGCGAAGCCGCCGTGATCGACGACCTGGACGAAGTAATAGAGATCGTTCAGATCCCGCATGATTCATCGTTCTCCATATGGAACGCTGAGTGCGATTTTCGCGCACTACCGAAGGTATCGTTCAGATTCTATCTTCTATCCATTGATCGAAGCGATCGCTTCGGCCAGGAACGAAAGGAGAGGAACATGAAGCAAATCGTCGGGGTGTACAGCGCGCCTCGCTCGCATTGGGTCGGCGACGGCTTTCCGGCGCGGTCCCTGTTCAGCTACGACAGCCACGGCGCGCATCTGAGCCCGTTCTTGCTGCTCGACTACGCCGGCCCCGCGCGCTTCGAGCCGACGGCCCGCCGGCGCGGCGTCGGCCAGCATCCGCACCGCGGGTTCGAGACGGTGACGATCGTCTATCAGGGCGAAGTCGACCATCGCGACTCGACGGGCGCGGGCGGCCATATCGGCCCGGGCGACGTCCAGTGGATGACGGCGGCGGGCGGCATCCTGCACGAGGAGTTCCATTCGGAGCAGTTCGCGCGCAACGGCGGCACGCTCGAGATGGTGCAGCTCTGGGTGAACCTGCCCGCGAAGGACAAGCTGTCCGAGCCCGGCTACCAGACGCTGCTGAGCGACAGCATCCCGAGCGTCGAGTTGCCCGACGGCGCGGGGCGCGTGCGGGTGATCGCGGGCGAGTTCGACGGCCGCCGCGGGCCGGCGCGCACGCACACGCCGCTCGACGTGTGGGACGTGCGCCTCGAGCAGGGCGGCCGTGCGCGGTTTCGCGCCGAGGCGGGCCGCACGCTCGCGCTCGTCGTGCTGCGCGGCACGGCGCTCGTGAACGGCGAGGAAGTCGTGCGCGAGGCGCAGTTCGTGCAGTTCGCGCGGGACGGGAGCGACGTCGAAATCGAAGCGAACAACGACGTGACGCTGCTGTGGCTGAGCGGCGAACCGATCGACGAGCCGATCGTCGGCTACGGTCCGTTCGTGATGAACAGCGAAGCGCAGATCCGTCAGGCGGTCGACGATTTCAACGCCGGCCGCTTCGGCAAGATGAGCGCTTAGCGAAGGAAGACGGCCCCGCGACGAGCGGGGCTTCTTTCGTGCGTCGTGCGTGCGGGGCCGCGTGCGGACGCGAATGGCCGGCCTGCGTCGAGCTCGCGGGCGCGCGGCCGCTGCCGTGCGGCGCGCGCGTCGGCCTTGCATTCGCGAAGCGGCCGCGCGCCCGTTCGAGGCATAATCGATCGTTCCGCGCTTTGCAGCAGCGCCGCCAATCATTCGGAATATCGATCATGTCCACATCCACGACGGCGGCTTCGTCCGCCACCGCCGCGCCGCCGCCCGTCGCGCTCGACTGGCGCTGGAAGCCGTTCGACGCGCTGACGCCGCGGGAAATCTACGCGATCCTCTCCGCGCGCAGCGACGCGTTCGTCGTCGAGCAGAACTGCGTGTACCGCGACATCGATCACGCGGATTTTGACGCGTGGCACCTCGGCGCATACGACGCGCAGGGCCGTCTCGCATGCTACCTGCGGGTGCTGCCGCCCGACGCGGCGGAGCCGGACGTGCGGATCGGACGCGTGCTGACGACGCAGCCGTTTCGCGGCATGGGCCTCGGCAACGCGATGCTCGCGGCCGCGCTCGAGCGCGTGCGCGTGCAGTGGCCCGGCACGCCGATCAGCCTGCACGCGCAGGCGCATTTGCAGAAGTTCTACGGCGCGTTCGGCTTCGCGCCGAGCTCGGACGTGCACGACGAAGACGGCATTGCGCACGTCTGGATGCGCTCGATCGCGTGAGGCCCGCCGCGAGCGGCCGCGCCGAACTCGCCGACTAAGCGCAGATTAAGTGCCGATCGAGCGTCGATCGAGAACCGATCGAGAACCGACTAAGCGCCGACTAAGCGCGGGATCTGCATGGGTTCGGCGCGCGACGCGCGATCGTCAGGGCGTCGAGCGGGCGGCGCGGATGCGCGCGAGCTCGGCGCGCGCCGCGCGCTCGTCGGACAGCCGGCCGCGCGCGGACAGGCGCATCCAGTGTCGCAGCGCGATCAGCGCGCCGATCACGCTCATCATCGAGCCGGGAATCCACAGCAGCAGCCCGCCGATCTGCTGGTCGCGCAGCGGGCTCAGCCACGTGAACGCGCGCCCGCAGATCGAATAGATCGGATAGAGCTCGTGCGGCGTGAAGAAGATCAGCGCGCCGAGCACGATCTGCGGCGGGATCGCCGCGACGACCATCAGGATGCGCCGCCCCGGCGCGAGCCGCGCGGGCGGCGCGGGCCGCGGATCGACGACGAGCCACCAGAACAGCAGCCCGTCGATCACCATGCTCCAGTTCATCACGCGATAGAGCCGCCAGTCGAGCATCGCGACGAAGTGGATCGGCGAGAGCAGCCAGAAATAGATCAGGCCGACGAACAGCACGACCGCGACGACCGGATTGAACAGCACGTCGAGCGTTGCGCGCACGAACGGCTGCGCGAGCGCTGGGCGCACGTAGCGCTGCCGCCACGAGAACGGGACGCCGGCGCGGATCGCCGCGCCCGGATACGACAGCGCGATGAAGAACGGCCCGAGGTGATGCAGCACCAGATGCTGCGCGCGGTGCATGAAGAACTCGTGCTCGAAGAAGTAGTCGAGGCGCGTGTGCAGCGCGACGTACAGCGCGGCGAGTCCGAACCAGAACGCGACGCGCCGCGACGTCGACACCTTCGCCTTGCGCGCGCCGCGCGCGAACAGCACGCCGGCCGCGAGCACCGCGATCACGACGGTGGGCGACGGCTCCCACGGCTCGAGCCAGTACAGCAGGTTCATCGCGCGACGCTTACTTGGCGGCGGGCGACTTCACGACGAACGGCGCGTCGAGCTTCTCGCCGTCGGAGAACTGCATGCGCAGATGCACGGTGTCGCCCGGCTTGATCGCGCGCTTCGGCTCCTCGAGCATGAAGTGATAGCCGCCCGGCGCGATGTCGACCTTGCCGCGCGCGGGGATCGTCAGCTTGTCGACCATCTCCATCTTTTGCGTCGAGCCGTTCGACACGGTCTGGTGCAGCATCGTCATCCCGTATTCGGGGCTGTCGACGTCGACGAGATCGATCGGCTTGTCGCTCGCGTTGACGAGCGTCACGTAGCCGGCGGCGGGCAGCTTGTTCGGCAGCCAGCGCACCCACGCGTTCTGCGCGCTGATCGAAGCGGCGCCGGCGGCGTACGCGTGCAGGCTGAGCGAGAGGGCGGCGAGCGCGGCGAGGGATTTCGGTTTGAGCGTCATCGGCTTGTCGGTAAGTGAGTTCCGGTTCAGGAACGGTTGGCGATGATCCGGCGCAGATCGGCGGCGATCGCGTCGGGGGAATCCTGGTCGGTGGCGAGCAGGCGCGCGCGGCCTTGCGCGTCGAACACGTAGACGGCGGAGCTGTGCGTGACCTCGTAGTTGCCGTTCGGATCGCGCTTTTCCATCTGATACGCGACGCGGTAGCGCTTCGCGAGCGATTCGATCTGCTGCTCGCTGCCCGTGAGCCCGTATGCGTGCTCGGCGTCGAACGCGCCGACATAGTCGCGCATCGCGGCCGGCGTGTCGCGCGCCGGATCGACCGACACGAACAGGATGCGCACGCCGCCGCGCGCGTCGGGGCCGAGCAGCGCGAGCACCTGCATCAGGCGCGCCATCGTCTCGGGGCACACGTCCGGGCAATGCGTGTAGCCGAAGTAGACGAGCGCGATGCGGCCGCGGAACGCGGACGCGTCGATCGGCTTGCCGTCCTCGCCCGTGAGCGAGAACGTCAGGTCGGGCAGATGGCTCGTCACGTTCGTGAGCCGCCACGGCTCGCCGCGCGGCGAGCAGCCGGCGAGCGCGGCCGCCGCCGCGCAGGCGGCGGCGAAGCGGATCACGCGCGTTGTGCGGGCGCAAGCGGGCGAGGCGGCACGCGCGCGCGCCGCGAAAAGGGGAAGCGGCATCGGCGAATTCGGTTCGAAGCAATCTTGCGCGACGGCGAAGCGCGGCGGTTTCGGGGGCGATCGAGGCGTCGTCCGCGATGGCGTCGTCCGCGATGGCGGACGCATCGATCATGCCGCGCCTCTGGCGCGCGGCCGCGTCCCGGCTCGTGCGTCGGGCCCGGCCGCGAGGGCCTCGGATCTCGGCTCCTCGGCTCCTCGGATCGAGGATCGAGGATCGAGGATCGAGGATCGAGGATCGCGGCGCATCGGCGTCTCGCTGTTTCTATCGGCGGTTGCGACTGTAGCGCAATTTGATCGAGATCGTCTTTTCGAAACGCGCACCGCGCATCGAACCGGGGCAAAATGTCGCAGCGATGCGCATGCCGGCCGCGCGTCGCAGGCCCGCGCTTTTGTTCATCGTGCACGAGGCGCGGTAAGATGCGCACATTCGCCCGGCGGGCGCGCCCGCCGGCAGCCATTCTCATCAGCGAATCGATGCAATCCGTCCCGCTTTCCCTTCCCCTTGCCCGCACCGCGTTCTTTCTCGACTTCGACGGCACGCTCGTCGACCTCGCGCCGACGCCCGACGCGATCCAGGTGCCGCCCGACGTGCCCGCGCTCGTCGACGAACTGCGGCGGCTCTCGCACGGCGCGGTCGCGATCGTGTCGGGGCGCGGCATCGGCAGCATCGACGCGTACCTGAACCTGCCCGATCTGCCGGTGGCGGGCCTGCACGGCGCCGAGCGGCGCGACGCGAACGGCGACACGCAGCGGATCGGCTTCGACGATCCGCGCCTCTTGCGCATCGAGCGCGAGCTCGCGGCGGTCGTCGAGCGGCATCCCGGCATGCTGCTCGAGATCAAGGGCGCGGCGCTCGCGCTGCACTTTCGCAACGCGCCCGAGCGCGAGGGCGTCGCGCGCGCGGCGGCCGAGCGGCTCGTCGCCGACTATCCGGACGCGTACGTGCTGCAGCCGGGCAAGATGGTGTTCGAGATCAAGCCGAAGGGCGTCGACAAGGGGCGCGCGGTCGCCGCGTTCCTGAACGAGCCGCCGTTCGCCGGCCGCATGCCGGTGTTCGCCGGCGACGATCTGACCGACGAGCTGGGCTTCGCCGTCGTCAACGCGAACGGCGGGCTGTCGATCAAGGTCGGCGCGGGCGACACGTCGGCGCGCGCGCGCGTCGAATCGGTCGCCGCGTTCCGCGAGCAGCTCGCGCGCTGGATCGACGCGGGGCGCGCGCTCGCATGAGTCGTCTCATCATCGTCTCGAACCGGGTCGCGCCGATCTCGGAAGGGGAGCCGGCTGCGGGCGGCCTCGCGATCGGCGTCTACGACGCGTTGAAGGAAACGGGCGGCATGTGGTTCGGCTGGAGCGGCGAGGTCGTCGCGTCGGGCGCGCCGCAGATTCGCGTCGAGGAGCACGGCCCCGTCACGTTCGCGACGATCGGCCTGTCGCGGCGCGATTACGATCAGTACTACCGGGGCTTCTCGAACGCGACGCTGTGGCCCGCGTTCCATTACCGCGCGGACCTGATCCAGTTCGACCGCCACGAGTTCGAAGGCTACTCGCGCGTGAACGTGTGGCTCGCGCAGCAGCTCGTGCCGCTCTTGCGCGACGACGACGTGATCTGGGTGCACGACTATCACCTGATCCCGTTCGCGAAGGCGCTGCGCGCGGCGGGCGTGAAGAACCGGATCGGCTTCTTCCTGCACATTCCGTTTCCGGCCGCGCAGGTGCTCGTGAACGTGCCGCCGCATCGCGAGCTCGTCGACGCGCTGTGCGCGTTCGACCTGCTCGGCTTCCAGACCGACACCGATCTGCGCGCGTTCTTCGAATACGTCGAATACGAGGCGGGCGGCGCGGTCGATCGCACCGCGCATCCGGCGCGCGTCGACGCGTTCGGGCGCTCGCTGCGCGCGGCCGCCTATCCGATCGGCGTCTATCCGGACGAGATCGCCGCGCTCGCGAAGGCGGGCGAGAACGGCCGCGCGGTGAAATCGCTCGCGGCGTCGCTGCGCGGGCGGCAGCTCGTGATGAGCGTCGACCGGCTCGATTACTCGAAGGGGCTCGTCGAGCGCTTTCGCGCGTTCGAGAAGCTGCTCGAGCACGAGACGTCGTTCCGCAACCACGTGTCGTTCCTGCAGATCGCGCCGTCGACGCGCGCCGACCTGCGCGCGTACCAGGACATCCGCCGGCAGCTCGAAGGCGAGTCGGGGCGCATCAACGGGCGCTTCGCGGAGCTCGACTGGGCGCCGATCCTCTACATCCACCGGCAATACGAGCGGCCGGTGCTCGCCGCGCTGTACCGGCTCGCGCGCGTGGGCTACGTGACGCCGCTGCGCGACGGGATGAACCTTGTCGCGAAGGAGTACGTGTCCGCGCAGAACCCGGACGATCCGGGCGTGCTCGTGCTGTCGCGCTTCGCGGGCGCCGCGTGCGAGCTCACGGGCGCGCTGATCGTCAACCCGATCGACATCGGCGGAATGGCCGACGCGTTGTCACGCGCGCTGTCGATGCCGCTCGCCGAGCGGCGCGCGCGCCACGCCGACATGCTCGCGCGGCTGCGCGAGAACAACGTGTCGGTGTGGCGCGACAACTTCTTGCGCGATCTCGGGAAATAGCGCGCCGCGCTCGCGGGAGCGGCTGAGGATTCGCGGGTTGGGCGCGGCGCGTTCGTGCCGGTCATGCGGGCGATGCGTGCCGAATGCCGAATCGCGCGGAGTCGAATCGTGTGGAATCGGCGAGATTCGCGACGCGAGCGTCGAAAGTCGAAAGTCGAAAGTCGCGAATGCTTGGAGGCCGCATCGACCGAACGCCTTCCCGATCGTCGCCGACGAGCGCAACGAAAAGGCCCGGCCGGCATATGCCGGCCGGGCCTTTTTTCTGGCGGGGCGAGGATTGCGTACAGGCGGCAGCCGGGCGACGATCGGCTCGACACCGCCGCACTGCCGCCCAACGCCCAACGCCCAACGCCCAACGCCCAACGCCCAACGCCCAACGCCCAACGCCCACCGCGCGGCGCGGTACACGCCGCACACGCGGAGCACCCCGCTAGGCGACGCGCTCGTCGTCGTCGGACGCGGACGAATCGTCGTCGCCGTTGCCGTCCGCGGGCGCCGGCGCGGGCGCGGGCAGATGCCGGCCGTGCTGCTTCGCGAGCAGGTCGCGATAGAGGCCCGGGCGCTCGCGCAACGCGTCGGGGCTGCCGTCGTCGATCACCTTGCCCGCGCTCATCACGATGATCCGGTCGAAGTTGCGCAGCGTCGACAGCCGGTGCGCGATCGCGATCACCGTGCGGCCCGTCATCAGCCGGTCGAGTGCCGCCTGGATCGCTTCCTCGGACGCGCTGTCGAGCGCCGACGTCGCCTCGTCGAGCAGCAGGATCGGCGCGTCCTTCAGGATCGCGCGCGCGATCGCGATCCGCTGCCGCTGGCCGCCCGACAGCTTCACGCCGCGATCGCCGACGATCGTCTCGA comes from Burkholderia savannae and encodes:
- a CDS encoding DUF2946 domain-containing protein, whose amino-acid sequence is MATLAPTVSHSLSNSRHSGTLPGAVCSARDGSNATPSDTSSSSEKAIHEQACAYCGLLAHVPVVPSATAEFAPENGARHTSSAAPVQPIRRRVPFTTAQPRAPPALS
- a CDS encoding CPBP family intramembrane glutamic endopeptidase, with amino-acid sequence MEPIHSNSPAPSGRVSTSASMSTQTEPRGGRLRRFFFGRDGLRAPWGAALFVAIFVGAIAAFAFVSHRLVPMPVGDEALPVANGAAMEAMQLASVALATFLLAWIERRSPFSYGLQGSARASRFAGGVVCGFAAISALVFALWQAGLLRFDAPAIHGARAWEYAAVWAAMFVMTGIFEESLLRGYLLHKLARWLGFWWGAVLLSALFGVLHAMSPDESIMGLASAMLFGLVFCLSLWYTGSLWWAIGFHAAWDWGESYFYGAPDSGRLVEGVRLTAHPVGHALLSGGAAGPEGSVLVLPLLAIIALAMWGWWGRGARASRVALRGQGGGIVR
- a CDS encoding GAF domain-containing protein, translated to MFALSETLPSSKPALYETLAAQARALVETETDVVANAANFSSLVYHSLDGLNWAGFYFYDGRELVVGPFQGKPACVRIALGKGVCGTAAQTRSTQVVRDVHAFAGHIACDSASQSEIVVPLVARDGTLIGVWDVDSPLIGRFDDDDAKGMEALCRVFVELAWENAVRRGE
- a CDS encoding LysR family transcriptional regulator encodes the protein MRDLNDLYYFVQVVDHGGFAPAGRALNMPKSKLSRRIALLEERLGMRLIQRSTRRFAVTDTGQTYYAHCRAMLVEADAADEAVALMRAEPRGIVRVTCPVVLLDALVGDMVAAFMAECPLVEIHLEETNRRVDVVGEGIDVALRVRPPPLEDSDLVLRVLAERGQCLVASPRLLERAGAPRVPADLAALPSLALGLPQDEHVWNLHGPDGAHAAIRHRPRLVTRGMPALRAAAVAGVGVVQLPTMMVRDQLARGELRQLLPGWAPRREIVHAVFASRRGLLPSVRALLDFLAQRFAALEPD
- a CDS encoding pirin family protein, whose product is MKQIVGVYSAPRSHWVGDGFPARSLFSYDSHGAHLSPFLLLDYAGPARFEPTARRRGVGQHPHRGFETVTIVYQGEVDHRDSTGAGGHIGPGDVQWMTAAGGILHEEFHSEQFARNGGTLEMVQLWVNLPAKDKLSEPGYQTLLSDSIPSVELPDGAGRVRVIAGEFDGRRGPARTHTPLDVWDVRLEQGGRARFRAEAGRTLALVVLRGTALVNGEEVVREAQFVQFARDGSDVEIEANNDVTLLWLSGEPIDEPIVGYGPFVMNSEAQIRQAVDDFNAGRFGKMSA
- a CDS encoding GNAT family N-acetyltransferase, which produces MSTSTTAASSATAAPPPVALDWRWKPFDALTPREIYAILSARSDAFVVEQNCVYRDIDHADFDAWHLGAYDAQGRLACYLRVLPPDAAEPDVRIGRVLTTQPFRGMGLGNAMLAAALERVRVQWPGTPISLHAQAHLQKFYGAFGFAPSSDVHDEDGIAHVWMRSIA
- a CDS encoding cytochrome c oxidase assembly protein, yielding MNLLYWLEPWEPSPTVVIAVLAAGVLFARGARKAKVSTSRRVAFWFGLAALYVALHTRLDYFFEHEFFMHRAQHLVLHHLGPFFIALSYPGAAIRAGVPFSWRQRYVRPALAQPFVRATLDVLFNPVVAVVLFVGLIYFWLLSPIHFVAMLDWRLYRVMNWSMVIDGLLFWWLVVDPRPAPPARLAPGRRILMVVAAIPPQIVLGALIFFTPHELYPIYSICGRAFTWLSPLRDQQIGGLLLWIPGSMMSVIGALIALRHWMRLSARGRLSDERAARAELARIRAARSTP
- a CDS encoding copper chaperone PCu(A)C, which codes for MTLKPKSLAALAALSLSLHAYAAGAASISAQNAWVRWLPNKLPAAGYVTLVNASDKPIDLVDVDSPEYGMTMLHQTVSNGSTQKMEMVDKLTIPARGKVDIAPGGYHFMLEEPKRAIKPGDTVHLRMQFSDGEKLDAPFVVKSPAAK
- a CDS encoding SCO family protein, with the protein product MPLPLFAARARAASPACARTTRVIRFAAACAAAAALAGCSPRGEPWRLTNVTSHLPDLTFSLTGEDGKPIDASAFRGRIALVYFGYTHCPDVCPETMARLMQVLALLGPDARGGVRILFVSVDPARDTPAAMRDYVGAFDAEHAYGLTGSEQQIESLAKRYRVAYQMEKRDPNGNYEVTHSSAVYVFDAQGRARLLATDQDSPDAIAADLRRIIANRS